A single genomic interval of Apis cerana isolate GH-2021 linkage group LG2, AcerK_1.0, whole genome shotgun sequence harbors:
- the LOC108002732 gene encoding solute carrier family 35 member F2-like isoform X2: MHPGMGVSAGDRRENTVMQARNGVCDKIENYISDLGQWSVWKAIILGQFLSLVLCFMTLANHHINTAYQLSFPTGQNLPHYIMMCLVYTTWMSCRGVGNGLISVIKARGFRYLLVALIDVEACTLITSAHQFTSIAGIQLLDCVAIPVALALSCLILGVRYRMVHIVGVSVSLMGVGCLVWAGIDDNKDPSAGKNHLVGDMLCLGGVILFSITTVIQELAVKTVDVIEYLGMIGFFGTIMCCLQMAILESLKIESLQWINTPVITFLVVYCITQFIFFSLVPVVLYESGATALQLSLLTADSFNVLAGMLVHQYKFHALYFVSYTLTMTGIYIYAIKRTPMASNSRRQQAEPSAPDYRHMSHPDGEVEMATSSGMSGVSGTLDVRTSTLGSEKETMDATSLPPSVSSDTAFTSFYGNYYD; this comes from the exons ATGCACCCTGGCATGGGAGTGTCAGCGGGCGATCGTCGCGAAAATACGGTGATGCAGGCCAGGAACGGGGTCTGCGACAAGATCGAGAATTACATATCGGATCTGGGACAATG GTCAGTATGGAAAGCGATAATACTGGGACAATTTTTGTCCCTTGTGTTATGCTTCATGACGCTCGCGAATCATCACATCAACACCGCATACCAGCTCTCATTCCCGACCG GACAAAATCTTCCACATTACATTATGATGTGTCTCGTATACACAACCTGGATGTCCTGCAGAGGAGTAGGGAACGGCCTAATTTCAGTTATAAAAGCCCGTGGGTTCAGGTACTTGTTGGTAGCGCTCATTGACGTCGAAGCATGTACTCTTATAACATCCGCGCATCAATTCACCAGCATCGCTGGCATACAG TTGCTCGATTGTGTCGCTATACCGGTTGCATTGGCATTATCATGCTTGATTCTCGGGGTGAGATATCGAATGGTGCACATAGTCGGCGTTTCCGTTTCATTGATGGGAGTGGGATGTTTGGTTTGGGCAGGAATCGATGACAATAAAGATCCTTCCGCAG GAAAGAATCATCTTGTCGGTGATATGTTGTGTCTCGGAGGCGTGATACTGTTTTCCATAACAACGGTGATACAAGAATTAGCAGTGAAGACGGTCGATGTTATCGAGTATCTTGGCATGATTGGTTTCTTCGGTACTATAATGTGCTGTTTGCAAAT GGCCATATTGGAGAGTTTAAAGATAGAATCATTGCAGTGGATTAATACACCAGTAATCACTTTCTTGGTAGTTTATTGCATCACGCAATTCATCTTTTTCTCGTTGGTGCCTGTCGTACTATACGAATCTGGTGCAACTGCATTGCAACTATCACTGTTGACCGCAGATTCTTTCAATGTTTTAGCTGGCATGTTGGTCCATCAATACAAG TTTCACGCATTATATTTCGTCTCGTACACACTCACAATGAcgggtatatatatttacgcgaTAAAGAGAACACCAATGGCATCGAACTCGCGAAGGCAACAAGCTGAACCTTCTGCTCCAGATTACAG ACACATGTCTCATCCCGACGGAGAAGTGGAAATGGCAACAAGTTCAGGGATGTCTGGCGTAAGTGGTACTCTCGACGTAAGGACATCGACCCTTGGCAGCGAAAAGGAAACGATGGATGCTACGAGTTTGCCGCCGAGTGTTAGCTCTGATACAGCTTTCACCTCTTTCTATGGAAATTACTACGATTGA
- the LOC108002732 gene encoding solute carrier family 35 member F2-like isoform X1 yields MHPGMGVSAGDRRENTVMQARNGVCDKIENYISDLGQWSVWKAIILGQFLSLVLCFMTLANHHINTAYQLSFPTGQNLPHYIMMCLVYTTWMSCRGVGNGLISVIKARGFRYLLVALIDVEACTLITSAHQFTSIAGIQLLDCVAIPVALALSCLILGVRYRMVHIVGVSVSLMGVGCLVWAGIDDNKDPSAGKNHLVGDMLCLGGVILFSITTVIQELAVKTVDVIEYLGMIGFFGTIMCCLQMAILESLKIESLQWINTPVITFLVVYCITQFIFFSLVPVVLYESGATALQLSLLTADSFNVLAGMLVHQYKFHALYFVSYTLTMTGIYIYAIKRTPMASNSRRQQAEPSAPDYSDVILRHMSHPDGEVEMATSSGMSGVSGTLDVRTSTLGSEKETMDATSLPPSVSSDTAFTSFYGNYYD; encoded by the exons ATGCACCCTGGCATGGGAGTGTCAGCGGGCGATCGTCGCGAAAATACGGTGATGCAGGCCAGGAACGGGGTCTGCGACAAGATCGAGAATTACATATCGGATCTGGGACAATG GTCAGTATGGAAAGCGATAATACTGGGACAATTTTTGTCCCTTGTGTTATGCTTCATGACGCTCGCGAATCATCACATCAACACCGCATACCAGCTCTCATTCCCGACCG GACAAAATCTTCCACATTACATTATGATGTGTCTCGTATACACAACCTGGATGTCCTGCAGAGGAGTAGGGAACGGCCTAATTTCAGTTATAAAAGCCCGTGGGTTCAGGTACTTGTTGGTAGCGCTCATTGACGTCGAAGCATGTACTCTTATAACATCCGCGCATCAATTCACCAGCATCGCTGGCATACAG TTGCTCGATTGTGTCGCTATACCGGTTGCATTGGCATTATCATGCTTGATTCTCGGGGTGAGATATCGAATGGTGCACATAGTCGGCGTTTCCGTTTCATTGATGGGAGTGGGATGTTTGGTTTGGGCAGGAATCGATGACAATAAAGATCCTTCCGCAG GAAAGAATCATCTTGTCGGTGATATGTTGTGTCTCGGAGGCGTGATACTGTTTTCCATAACAACGGTGATACAAGAATTAGCAGTGAAGACGGTCGATGTTATCGAGTATCTTGGCATGATTGGTTTCTTCGGTACTATAATGTGCTGTTTGCAAAT GGCCATATTGGAGAGTTTAAAGATAGAATCATTGCAGTGGATTAATACACCAGTAATCACTTTCTTGGTAGTTTATTGCATCACGCAATTCATCTTTTTCTCGTTGGTGCCTGTCGTACTATACGAATCTGGTGCAACTGCATTGCAACTATCACTGTTGACCGCAGATTCTTTCAATGTTTTAGCTGGCATGTTGGTCCATCAATACAAG TTTCACGCATTATATTTCGTCTCGTACACACTCACAATGAcgggtatatatatttacgcgaTAAAGAGAACACCAATGGCATCGAACTCGCGAAGGCAACAAGCTGAACCTTCTGCTCCAGATTACAG TGACGTCATTTTAAGACACATGTCTCATCCCGACGGAGAAGTGGAAATGGCAACAAGTTCAGGGATGTCTGGCGTAAGTGGTACTCTCGACGTAAGGACATCGACCCTTGGCAGCGAAAAGGAAACGATGGATGCTACGAGTTTGCCGCCGAGTGTTAGCTCTGATACAGCTTTCACCTCTTTCTATGGAAATTACTACGATTGA
- the LOC108002732 gene encoding solute carrier family 35 member F1-like isoform X3: MHPGMGVSAGDRRENTVMQARNGVCDKIENYISDLGQWSVWKAIILGQFLSLVLCFMTLANHHINTAYQLSFPTGQNLPHYIMMCLVYTTWMSCRGVGNGLISVIKARGFRYLLVALIDVEACTLITSAHQFTSIAGIQLLDCVAIPVALALSCLILGVRYRMVHIVGVSVSLMGVGCLVWAGIDDNKDPSAGKNHLVGDMLCLGGVILFSITTVIQELAVKTVDVIEYLGMIGFFGTIMCCLQMAILESLKIESLQWINTPVITFLVVYCITQFIFFSLVPVVLYESGATALQLSLLTADSFNVLAGMLVHQYKFHALYFVSYTLTMTGIYIYAIKRTPMASNSRRQQAEPSAPDYRN, encoded by the exons ATGCACCCTGGCATGGGAGTGTCAGCGGGCGATCGTCGCGAAAATACGGTGATGCAGGCCAGGAACGGGGTCTGCGACAAGATCGAGAATTACATATCGGATCTGGGACAATG GTCAGTATGGAAAGCGATAATACTGGGACAATTTTTGTCCCTTGTGTTATGCTTCATGACGCTCGCGAATCATCACATCAACACCGCATACCAGCTCTCATTCCCGACCG GACAAAATCTTCCACATTACATTATGATGTGTCTCGTATACACAACCTGGATGTCCTGCAGAGGAGTAGGGAACGGCCTAATTTCAGTTATAAAAGCCCGTGGGTTCAGGTACTTGTTGGTAGCGCTCATTGACGTCGAAGCATGTACTCTTATAACATCCGCGCATCAATTCACCAGCATCGCTGGCATACAG TTGCTCGATTGTGTCGCTATACCGGTTGCATTGGCATTATCATGCTTGATTCTCGGGGTGAGATATCGAATGGTGCACATAGTCGGCGTTTCCGTTTCATTGATGGGAGTGGGATGTTTGGTTTGGGCAGGAATCGATGACAATAAAGATCCTTCCGCAG GAAAGAATCATCTTGTCGGTGATATGTTGTGTCTCGGAGGCGTGATACTGTTTTCCATAACAACGGTGATACAAGAATTAGCAGTGAAGACGGTCGATGTTATCGAGTATCTTGGCATGATTGGTTTCTTCGGTACTATAATGTGCTGTTTGCAAAT GGCCATATTGGAGAGTTTAAAGATAGAATCATTGCAGTGGATTAATACACCAGTAATCACTTTCTTGGTAGTTTATTGCATCACGCAATTCATCTTTTTCTCGTTGGTGCCTGTCGTACTATACGAATCTGGTGCAACTGCATTGCAACTATCACTGTTGACCGCAGATTCTTTCAATGTTTTAGCTGGCATGTTGGTCCATCAATACAAG TTTCACGCATTATATTTCGTCTCGTACACACTCACAATGAcgggtatatatatttacgcgaTAAAGAGAACACCAATGGCATCGAACTCGCGAAGGCAACAAGCTGAACCTTCTGCTCCAGATTACAG AAATTAA